From one Diorhabda carinulata isolate Delta chromosome 12, icDioCari1.1, whole genome shotgun sequence genomic stretch:
- the LOC130900203 gene encoding ubiquitin carboxyl-terminal hydrolase 7 isoform X5, giving the protein MEYITDSGGAEMDQTQNGEIIVGPQPDPNAIAQDTEMEEDEARSEATFRFTVQNFSKLKDSVLSPPCFVRNLPWKIMVMPRNSHAQDARSDRPSQRSLGFFLQCNGESESSSWSCYAVAELRMLSVRPDIENFTRKIQHLFYSKENDWGFSHFMAWNDVLDPDKGFIKDDAITLEVQVVADAPHGVSWDSKKHTGYVGLKNQGATCYMNSLLQTLYFTNQLRKAVYKMPTESDDSTKSVALALQRVFHELQFCDKPVGTKKLTKSFGWETLDSFMQHDVQEFLRVLLDKLESKMKGTCVEGTVPKLFEGKMISYIRCKNVDYSSTRSETFYDIQLNIKGKKNIDESFKDYIAKETLDGDNKYDAGEHGLQDAEKGVIFKEFPPVLHLHLMRFQYDPVTDSSVKFNDRFEFYEKISLDTYLQDPDPNNPANYTLHAVLVHSGDNHGGHYVVFINPKGDGKWCKFDDDVVSRCTKQEALEHNYGGHDEDMNMTVKHCTNAYMLVYIRDSEMHKVLQDVTDVDIPTELADRLAEEKRMEQVRRKERNEAHLYMTINVLLEDSFDGHQGNDLYDPERALFRVFKIKKMATVAEMMEMLADAFKYPPEQIRPWPFSQRSNQTIRPSVLDLETDLHKAVTDAAENMNPWNIFLELLPPDSGQSTLPTFDKETDVLLFFKMYDPKQKKIHYCGHSYLPVTSKLVDIIPLLNERAGFPPDTELLLYEEIRPNMIEKITNFNDPLEKVLEELMDGDIIVFEKEEREELSDLPTCVDYFKDLFCRVEVTFVDKCIPNDQGFTMELSQRMTYDQFARAVAQRVGTDPYLLQFFKCQSYKDSPGHPLRCTFEGTLKDLLVYSKPKVPKKIFYQQLSIRVNELENKKQFKCVYVGPKMKDEKELILYPNKGGTVADLLEEAKKQIEFGEGSTGKLRLTEVSSSRVSMGPKEDTPLEQLGITATKVYRIEEVPQDELHLAEDEMLVSCAHFHKEIFSTFGIPFLIKLKNNEPFSKVKERIQKRLAVPEKEWEKFKFAIVALGRPQTIQEDEYIVNLADFKPAPNQSGSPRPWLGLDHVNKTPKRSRFNYLEKAIKIYN; this is encoded by the exons ATGGAATACATCACAGATTCTGGTGGTGCAGAAATGGATCAGACTCAAAATGGAGAGATCATTGTTGGTCCACAACCTGATCCGAATGCAATAGCACAAGATACCGAAATGGAAGAAGATGAGGCTCGTTCAGAAGCAACTTTCAGATTTACTGTTCAGAATTTTAGTAAATTGAAG gatTCAGTGTTGTCCCCACCATGCTTCGTGAGAAATTTACCATGGAAGATAATGGTGATGCCACGTAACAGCCATGCTCAAGATGCTAGATCAGACAGGCCATCACAAAGATCTTTGGGATTCTTTTTACAATGCAATGGTGAAAGCGAATCGAGCTCTTGGTCTTGTTACGCCGTTGCAGAATTGAGGATGCTTTCGGTTAGACCTGATATTGAGAATTTCACCAGGAAgattcaacatttattttattcgaaG gAAAACGATTGGGGTTTTTCCCATTTTATGGCATGGAATGATGTCTTAGATCCGGACAAAGGTTTCATCAAGGATGATGCGATTACCTTGGAGGTGCAAGTAGTGGCAGATGCACCCCATGGGGTATCGTGGGATAGTAAAAAACACACAG gGTACGTCGGTTTGAAAAATCAGGGTGCAACATGTTATATGAATTCTTTACTCCAAACTTTGTATTTTACCAATCAATTGAGAAAGGCGGTTTATAAAATGCCAACAGAATCCGACGATTCTACCAAATCTGTGGCTTTGGCTTTGCAACGTGTTTTTCACGAATTACAATTTTGCGATAAGCCAGTCGGTACCAAAAAGCTAACGAAAAGTTTCGGTTGGGAGACGCTAGATTCATTTATGCAGCATGATGTTCAGGAATTTTTAAGG GTGCTATTAGATAAGTTAGAGAGCAAAATGAAAGGTACATGTGTCGAAGGGACTGTTCCAAAATTATTCGAAGGGAAAATGATTTCGTACATAAGATGTAAAAATGTTGATTACTCAAGTACTAGATCGGAAACTTTCTACGATATACAGTTgaatataaaaggaaaaaagaatA TTGACGAATCTTTCAAAGACTATATTGCCAAAGAAACATTAGATGGTGATAATAAGTATGATGCCGGCGAACACGGTTTGCAAGATGCCGAAAAAGGTGTCATCTTCAAAGAATTTCCTCCTGTATTACATTTGCATTTGATGAGGTTCCAATACGATCCGGTGACCGATAGTTCGGTCAAATTCAATGATAGGTTCGAATTTTACGAAAAGATATCGTTGGATACTTACCTACAAGATCCAGATCCTAATAATCCGGCAAATTATACATTACATGCCGTACTTGTACATAGCGGCGATAACCACGGTGGGCATTATGTTGTTTTTATCAATCCCAAAG GTGATGGAAAATGGTGTAAATTTGATGATGATGTCGTTTCGAGGTGTACAAAGCAAGAAGCTTTGGAGCACAATTACGGCGGTCACGACGAAGATATGAACATGACAGTTAAACATTGTACCAACGCATACATGTTGGTGTACATTAGAGATTCGGAAATGCATAAAGTCCTCCAAGAC GTTACTGACGTTGATATTCCGACTGAGTTGGCGGATCGTTTGGCTGAGGAAAAACGAATGGAACAAGTTCGTCGTAAAGAACGTAACGAAGCGCATCTTTACATGACTATAAATGTTCTGTTGGAGGATTCGTTCGACGGTCATCAGGGTAATGATTTGTATGATCCCGAAAGGGCCCTTTTTAgagtattcaaaataaaaaaaatggctACCGTTGCTGAAATGATGGAAATGTTGGCCGACGCTTTCAAATATCCTCCAGAGCAGATAAGACCGTGGCCGTTCAGTCAAAG ATCAAATCAAACGATTCGACCGAGCGTTTTAGATCTCGAAACCGATCTCCATAAGGCAGTTACAGATGCAGCAGAAAACATGAACccttggaatatatttttggaattactACCGCCCGATTCGGGACAGTCCACGCTTCCCACTTTCGATAAAGAAACTGacgttttgttatttttcaaaatgtacgatcccaaacaaaagaaaatccatTACTGCGGTCACAGTTATTTACCCGTCACTAGTAAATTAGTGGATATCATACCGTTGTTGAATGAAAGAGCGGGTTTCCCACCAGACACAGAATTACTTCTTTATGAGGAAATTCGTCCaaatatgatagaaaaaattaccaattttaATGATCCACTGGAAAAG gtATTAGAAGAATTGATGGATGGTGATATAATAGtgtttgaaaaagaagaaagggAAGAACTTTCGGATCTCCCGACTTGCGTCGATTATTTTAAAGATTTGTTTTGTCGAGTTGAAGTTACATTTGTAGACAAGTGTATACCGAACGATCAAGGATTTACAATGGAATTGTCCCAGAGAATGACGTACGATCAGTTTGCTAGGGCGGTAGCGCAAAGGGTCGGTACAGATCCGTATCTGTTACAATTCTTTAAATGTCAAAG TTATAAAGATAGTCCCGGTCACCCATTGAGGTGTACCTTCGAGGGCACTCTCAAAGACTTACTAGTGTATTCGAAGCCAAAAGtaccgaaaaaaatattttatcaacaactTAGTATTCGGGTAAATGAACTAGAGAATAAGAAGCAATTTAAATGTGTATACGTGGGTCCCAAAATGAAGGACGAAAAAGAATTGATATTATATCCAAATAAAGGTGGGACTGTAGCCGATTTATTGGAAGAAgctaaaaaacaaatagaattcgGCGAAGGTAGTACCGGAAAACTTAG gttaacggAAGTGAGTAGTAGTAGAGTATCGATGGGGCCAAAAGAGGATACGCCGTTAGAGCAGCTAGGAATAACTGCTACGAAAGTTTATAGGATCGAAGAAGTACCTCAAGACGAGTTACATCTAGCCGAAGATGAAATGCTAGTCTCTTGCGCTCATTTTCACAaggaaattttttctacatttggTATTCCATTTCTTATAAAACTCAAGAATAACGAACCTTTCAGTAAAGTTAAAG AGAGAATACAGAAACGATTGGCTGTGCCTGAAAAAGAATgggaaaaattcaaatttgcaATTGTTGCTCTGGGTAGGCCACAAACTATTCAAGAAGACGAGTATATAGTGAACTTAGCCGATTTCAAACCTGCTCCTAATCAAT CAGGTAGTCCACGACCTTGGTTAGGTCTAGACCATGTGAATAAAACCCCCAAGAGGTCTCGATTCAACTACCTGGAGAAGGCCATTAAAATATACAACTGA
- the LOC130900203 gene encoding ubiquitin carboxyl-terminal hydrolase 7 isoform X6 — MDQTQNGEIIVGPQPDPNAIAQDTEMEEDEARSEATFRFTVQNFSKLKDSVLSPPCFVRNLPWKIMVMPRNSHAQDARSDRPSQRSLGFFLQCNGESESSSWSCYAVAELRMLSVRPDIENFTRKIQHLFYSKENDWGFSHFMAWNDVLDPDKGFIKDDAITLEVQVVADAPHGVSWDSKKHTGYVGLKNQGATCYMNSLLQTLYFTNQLRKAVYKMPTESDDSTKSVALALQRVFHELQFCDKPVGTKKLTKSFGWETLDSFMQHDVQEFLRVLLDKLESKMKGTCVEGTVPKLFEGKMISYIRCKNVDYSSTRSETFYDIQLNIKGKKNIDESFKDYIAKETLDGDNKYDAGEHGLQDAEKGVIFKEFPPVLHLHLMRFQYDPVTDSSVKFNDRFEFYEKISLDTYLQDPDPNNPANYTLHAVLVHSGDNHGGHYVVFINPKGDGKWCKFDDDVVSRCTKQEALEHNYGGHDEDMNMTVKHCTNAYMLVYIRDSEMHKVLQDVTDVDIPTELADRLAEEKRMEQVRRKERNEAHLYMTINVLLEDSFDGHQGNDLYDPERALFRVFKIKKMATVAEMMEMLADAFKYPPEQIRPWPFSQRSNQTIRPSVLDLETDLHKAVTDAAENMNPWNIFLELLPPDSGQSTLPTFDKETDVLLFFKMYDPKQKKIHYCGHSYLPVTSKLVDIIPLLNERAGFPPDTELLLYEEIRPNMIEKITNFNDPLEKVLEELMDGDIIVFEKEEREELSDLPTCVDYFKDLFCRVEVTFVDKCIPNDQGFTMELSQRMTYDQFARAVAQRVGTDPYLLQFFKCQSYKDSPGHPLRCTFEGTLKDLLVYSKPKVPKKIFYQQLSIRVNELENKKQFKCVYVGPKMKDEKELILYPNKGGTVADLLEEAKKQIEFGEGSTGKLRLTEVSSSRVSMGPKEDTPLEQLGITATKVYRIEEVPQDELHLAEDEMLVSCAHFHKEIFSTFGIPFLIKLKNNEPFSKVKERIQKRLAVPEKEWEKFKFAIVALGRPQTIQEDEYIVNLADFKPAPNQSGSPRPWLGLDHVNKTPKRSRFNYLEKAIKIYN; from the exons ATGGATCAGACTCAAAATGGAGAGATCATTGTTGGTCCACAACCTGATCCGAATGCAATAGCACAAGATACCGAAATGGAAGAAGATGAGGCTCGTTCAGAAGCAACTTTCAGATTTACTGTTCAGAATTTTAGTAAATTGAAG gatTCAGTGTTGTCCCCACCATGCTTCGTGAGAAATTTACCATGGAAGATAATGGTGATGCCACGTAACAGCCATGCTCAAGATGCTAGATCAGACAGGCCATCACAAAGATCTTTGGGATTCTTTTTACAATGCAATGGTGAAAGCGAATCGAGCTCTTGGTCTTGTTACGCCGTTGCAGAATTGAGGATGCTTTCGGTTAGACCTGATATTGAGAATTTCACCAGGAAgattcaacatttattttattcgaaG gAAAACGATTGGGGTTTTTCCCATTTTATGGCATGGAATGATGTCTTAGATCCGGACAAAGGTTTCATCAAGGATGATGCGATTACCTTGGAGGTGCAAGTAGTGGCAGATGCACCCCATGGGGTATCGTGGGATAGTAAAAAACACACAG gGTACGTCGGTTTGAAAAATCAGGGTGCAACATGTTATATGAATTCTTTACTCCAAACTTTGTATTTTACCAATCAATTGAGAAAGGCGGTTTATAAAATGCCAACAGAATCCGACGATTCTACCAAATCTGTGGCTTTGGCTTTGCAACGTGTTTTTCACGAATTACAATTTTGCGATAAGCCAGTCGGTACCAAAAAGCTAACGAAAAGTTTCGGTTGGGAGACGCTAGATTCATTTATGCAGCATGATGTTCAGGAATTTTTAAGG GTGCTATTAGATAAGTTAGAGAGCAAAATGAAAGGTACATGTGTCGAAGGGACTGTTCCAAAATTATTCGAAGGGAAAATGATTTCGTACATAAGATGTAAAAATGTTGATTACTCAAGTACTAGATCGGAAACTTTCTACGATATACAGTTgaatataaaaggaaaaaagaatA TTGACGAATCTTTCAAAGACTATATTGCCAAAGAAACATTAGATGGTGATAATAAGTATGATGCCGGCGAACACGGTTTGCAAGATGCCGAAAAAGGTGTCATCTTCAAAGAATTTCCTCCTGTATTACATTTGCATTTGATGAGGTTCCAATACGATCCGGTGACCGATAGTTCGGTCAAATTCAATGATAGGTTCGAATTTTACGAAAAGATATCGTTGGATACTTACCTACAAGATCCAGATCCTAATAATCCGGCAAATTATACATTACATGCCGTACTTGTACATAGCGGCGATAACCACGGTGGGCATTATGTTGTTTTTATCAATCCCAAAG GTGATGGAAAATGGTGTAAATTTGATGATGATGTCGTTTCGAGGTGTACAAAGCAAGAAGCTTTGGAGCACAATTACGGCGGTCACGACGAAGATATGAACATGACAGTTAAACATTGTACCAACGCATACATGTTGGTGTACATTAGAGATTCGGAAATGCATAAAGTCCTCCAAGAC GTTACTGACGTTGATATTCCGACTGAGTTGGCGGATCGTTTGGCTGAGGAAAAACGAATGGAACAAGTTCGTCGTAAAGAACGTAACGAAGCGCATCTTTACATGACTATAAATGTTCTGTTGGAGGATTCGTTCGACGGTCATCAGGGTAATGATTTGTATGATCCCGAAAGGGCCCTTTTTAgagtattcaaaataaaaaaaatggctACCGTTGCTGAAATGATGGAAATGTTGGCCGACGCTTTCAAATATCCTCCAGAGCAGATAAGACCGTGGCCGTTCAGTCAAAG ATCAAATCAAACGATTCGACCGAGCGTTTTAGATCTCGAAACCGATCTCCATAAGGCAGTTACAGATGCAGCAGAAAACATGAACccttggaatatatttttggaattactACCGCCCGATTCGGGACAGTCCACGCTTCCCACTTTCGATAAAGAAACTGacgttttgttatttttcaaaatgtacgatcccaaacaaaagaaaatccatTACTGCGGTCACAGTTATTTACCCGTCACTAGTAAATTAGTGGATATCATACCGTTGTTGAATGAAAGAGCGGGTTTCCCACCAGACACAGAATTACTTCTTTATGAGGAAATTCGTCCaaatatgatagaaaaaattaccaattttaATGATCCACTGGAAAAG gtATTAGAAGAATTGATGGATGGTGATATAATAGtgtttgaaaaagaagaaagggAAGAACTTTCGGATCTCCCGACTTGCGTCGATTATTTTAAAGATTTGTTTTGTCGAGTTGAAGTTACATTTGTAGACAAGTGTATACCGAACGATCAAGGATTTACAATGGAATTGTCCCAGAGAATGACGTACGATCAGTTTGCTAGGGCGGTAGCGCAAAGGGTCGGTACAGATCCGTATCTGTTACAATTCTTTAAATGTCAAAG TTATAAAGATAGTCCCGGTCACCCATTGAGGTGTACCTTCGAGGGCACTCTCAAAGACTTACTAGTGTATTCGAAGCCAAAAGtaccgaaaaaaatattttatcaacaactTAGTATTCGGGTAAATGAACTAGAGAATAAGAAGCAATTTAAATGTGTATACGTGGGTCCCAAAATGAAGGACGAAAAAGAATTGATATTATATCCAAATAAAGGTGGGACTGTAGCCGATTTATTGGAAGAAgctaaaaaacaaatagaattcgGCGAAGGTAGTACCGGAAAACTTAG gttaacggAAGTGAGTAGTAGTAGAGTATCGATGGGGCCAAAAGAGGATACGCCGTTAGAGCAGCTAGGAATAACTGCTACGAAAGTTTATAGGATCGAAGAAGTACCTCAAGACGAGTTACATCTAGCCGAAGATGAAATGCTAGTCTCTTGCGCTCATTTTCACAaggaaattttttctacatttggTATTCCATTTCTTATAAAACTCAAGAATAACGAACCTTTCAGTAAAGTTAAAG AGAGAATACAGAAACGATTGGCTGTGCCTGAAAAAGAATgggaaaaattcaaatttgcaATTGTTGCTCTGGGTAGGCCACAAACTATTCAAGAAGACGAGTATATAGTGAACTTAGCCGATTTCAAACCTGCTCCTAATCAAT CAGGTAGTCCACGACCTTGGTTAGGTCTAGACCATGTGAATAAAACCCCCAAGAGGTCTCGATTCAACTACCTGGAGAAGGCCATTAAAATATACAACTGA
- the LOC130900203 gene encoding ubiquitin carboxyl-terminal hydrolase 7 isoform X4 yields the protein MNHVTGHYRRNEDNPQNTNANEVEDMETQEDSGGAEMDQTQNGEIIVGPQPDPNAIAQDTEMEEDEARSEATFRFTVQNFSKLKDSVLSPPCFVRNLPWKIMVMPRNSHAQDARSDRPSQRSLGFFLQCNGESESSSWSCYAVAELRMLSVRPDIENFTRKIQHLFYSKENDWGFSHFMAWNDVLDPDKGFIKDDAITLEVQVVADAPHGVSWDSKKHTGYVGLKNQGATCYMNSLLQTLYFTNQLRKAVYKMPTESDDSTKSVALALQRVFHELQFCDKPVGTKKLTKSFGWETLDSFMQHDVQEFLRVLLDKLESKMKGTCVEGTVPKLFEGKMISYIRCKNVDYSSTRSETFYDIQLNIKGKKNIDESFKDYIAKETLDGDNKYDAGEHGLQDAEKGVIFKEFPPVLHLHLMRFQYDPVTDSSVKFNDRFEFYEKISLDTYLQDPDPNNPANYTLHAVLVHSGDNHGGHYVVFINPKGDGKWCKFDDDVVSRCTKQEALEHNYGGHDEDMNMTVKHCTNAYMLVYIRDSEMHKVLQDVTDVDIPTELADRLAEEKRMEQVRRKERNEAHLYMTINVLLEDSFDGHQGNDLYDPERALFRVFKIKKMATVAEMMEMLADAFKYPPEQIRPWPFSQRSNQTIRPSVLDLETDLHKAVTDAAENMNPWNIFLELLPPDSGQSTLPTFDKETDVLLFFKMYDPKQKKIHYCGHSYLPVTSKLVDIIPLLNERAGFPPDTELLLYEEIRPNMIEKITNFNDPLEKVLEELMDGDIIVFEKEEREELSDLPTCVDYFKDLFCRVEVTFVDKCIPNDQGFTMELSQRMTYDQFARAVAQRVGTDPYLLQFFKCQSYKDSPGHPLRCTFEGTLKDLLVYSKPKVPKKIFYQQLSIRVNELENKKQFKCVYVGPKMKDEKELILYPNKGGTVADLLEEAKKQIEFGEGSTGKLRLTEVSSSRVSMGPKEDTPLEQLGITATKVYRIEEVPQDELHLAEDEMLVSCAHFHKEIFSTFGIPFLIKLKNNEPFSKVKERIQKRLAVPEKEWEKFKFAIVALGRPQTIQEDEYIVNLADFKPAPNQCSPRPWLGLDHVNKTPKRSRFNYLEKAIKIYN from the exons ATGAACCACGTGACAGGCCATTATCGTCGAAACGAAGACAATCCTCAAAATACTAATGCTAATGAAGTTGAAGATATGGAAACTCAAGAAg ATTCTGGTGGTGCAGAAATGGATCAGACTCAAAATGGAGAGATCATTGTTGGTCCACAACCTGATCCGAATGCAATAGCACAAGATACCGAAATGGAAGAAGATGAGGCTCGTTCAGAAGCAACTTTCAGATTTACTGTTCAGAATTTTAGTAAATTGAAG gatTCAGTGTTGTCCCCACCATGCTTCGTGAGAAATTTACCATGGAAGATAATGGTGATGCCACGTAACAGCCATGCTCAAGATGCTAGATCAGACAGGCCATCACAAAGATCTTTGGGATTCTTTTTACAATGCAATGGTGAAAGCGAATCGAGCTCTTGGTCTTGTTACGCCGTTGCAGAATTGAGGATGCTTTCGGTTAGACCTGATATTGAGAATTTCACCAGGAAgattcaacatttattttattcgaaG gAAAACGATTGGGGTTTTTCCCATTTTATGGCATGGAATGATGTCTTAGATCCGGACAAAGGTTTCATCAAGGATGATGCGATTACCTTGGAGGTGCAAGTAGTGGCAGATGCACCCCATGGGGTATCGTGGGATAGTAAAAAACACACAG gGTACGTCGGTTTGAAAAATCAGGGTGCAACATGTTATATGAATTCTTTACTCCAAACTTTGTATTTTACCAATCAATTGAGAAAGGCGGTTTATAAAATGCCAACAGAATCCGACGATTCTACCAAATCTGTGGCTTTGGCTTTGCAACGTGTTTTTCACGAATTACAATTTTGCGATAAGCCAGTCGGTACCAAAAAGCTAACGAAAAGTTTCGGTTGGGAGACGCTAGATTCATTTATGCAGCATGATGTTCAGGAATTTTTAAGG GTGCTATTAGATAAGTTAGAGAGCAAAATGAAAGGTACATGTGTCGAAGGGACTGTTCCAAAATTATTCGAAGGGAAAATGATTTCGTACATAAGATGTAAAAATGTTGATTACTCAAGTACTAGATCGGAAACTTTCTACGATATACAGTTgaatataaaaggaaaaaagaatA TTGACGAATCTTTCAAAGACTATATTGCCAAAGAAACATTAGATGGTGATAATAAGTATGATGCCGGCGAACACGGTTTGCAAGATGCCGAAAAAGGTGTCATCTTCAAAGAATTTCCTCCTGTATTACATTTGCATTTGATGAGGTTCCAATACGATCCGGTGACCGATAGTTCGGTCAAATTCAATGATAGGTTCGAATTTTACGAAAAGATATCGTTGGATACTTACCTACAAGATCCAGATCCTAATAATCCGGCAAATTATACATTACATGCCGTACTTGTACATAGCGGCGATAACCACGGTGGGCATTATGTTGTTTTTATCAATCCCAAAG GTGATGGAAAATGGTGTAAATTTGATGATGATGTCGTTTCGAGGTGTACAAAGCAAGAAGCTTTGGAGCACAATTACGGCGGTCACGACGAAGATATGAACATGACAGTTAAACATTGTACCAACGCATACATGTTGGTGTACATTAGAGATTCGGAAATGCATAAAGTCCTCCAAGAC GTTACTGACGTTGATATTCCGACTGAGTTGGCGGATCGTTTGGCTGAGGAAAAACGAATGGAACAAGTTCGTCGTAAAGAACGTAACGAAGCGCATCTTTACATGACTATAAATGTTCTGTTGGAGGATTCGTTCGACGGTCATCAGGGTAATGATTTGTATGATCCCGAAAGGGCCCTTTTTAgagtattcaaaataaaaaaaatggctACCGTTGCTGAAATGATGGAAATGTTGGCCGACGCTTTCAAATATCCTCCAGAGCAGATAAGACCGTGGCCGTTCAGTCAAAG ATCAAATCAAACGATTCGACCGAGCGTTTTAGATCTCGAAACCGATCTCCATAAGGCAGTTACAGATGCAGCAGAAAACATGAACccttggaatatatttttggaattactACCGCCCGATTCGGGACAGTCCACGCTTCCCACTTTCGATAAAGAAACTGacgttttgttatttttcaaaatgtacgatcccaaacaaaagaaaatccatTACTGCGGTCACAGTTATTTACCCGTCACTAGTAAATTAGTGGATATCATACCGTTGTTGAATGAAAGAGCGGGTTTCCCACCAGACACAGAATTACTTCTTTATGAGGAAATTCGTCCaaatatgatagaaaaaattaccaattttaATGATCCACTGGAAAAG gtATTAGAAGAATTGATGGATGGTGATATAATAGtgtttgaaaaagaagaaagggAAGAACTTTCGGATCTCCCGACTTGCGTCGATTATTTTAAAGATTTGTTTTGTCGAGTTGAAGTTACATTTGTAGACAAGTGTATACCGAACGATCAAGGATTTACAATGGAATTGTCCCAGAGAATGACGTACGATCAGTTTGCTAGGGCGGTAGCGCAAAGGGTCGGTACAGATCCGTATCTGTTACAATTCTTTAAATGTCAAAG TTATAAAGATAGTCCCGGTCACCCATTGAGGTGTACCTTCGAGGGCACTCTCAAAGACTTACTAGTGTATTCGAAGCCAAAAGtaccgaaaaaaatattttatcaacaactTAGTATTCGGGTAAATGAACTAGAGAATAAGAAGCAATTTAAATGTGTATACGTGGGTCCCAAAATGAAGGACGAAAAAGAATTGATATTATATCCAAATAAAGGTGGGACTGTAGCCGATTTATTGGAAGAAgctaaaaaacaaatagaattcgGCGAAGGTAGTACCGGAAAACTTAG gttaacggAAGTGAGTAGTAGTAGAGTATCGATGGGGCCAAAAGAGGATACGCCGTTAGAGCAGCTAGGAATAACTGCTACGAAAGTTTATAGGATCGAAGAAGTACCTCAAGACGAGTTACATCTAGCCGAAGATGAAATGCTAGTCTCTTGCGCTCATTTTCACAaggaaattttttctacatttggTATTCCATTTCTTATAAAACTCAAGAATAACGAACCTTTCAGTAAAGTTAAAG AGAGAATACAGAAACGATTGGCTGTGCCTGAAAAAGAATgggaaaaattcaaatttgcaATTGTTGCTCTGGGTAGGCCACAAACTATTCAAGAAGACGAGTATATAGTGAACTTAGCCGATTTCAAACCTGCTCCTAATCAAT GTAGTCCACGACCTTGGTTAGGTCTAGACCATGTGAATAAAACCCCCAAGAGGTCTCGATTCAACTACCTGGAGAAGGCCATTAAAATATACAACTGA